The DNA region ATCGCCTTGCCCTGCTTCTTCATGTCGCCTTCCAGGCCCGGCCGGGCCGCCGTTCAGCGGGCGCGCTTTCGCACGAAGCTCTTCCAGGCCCCGCCGTCCTGGAACGTCCCGAGGTGCTCGTTCCGCGTCGCCTTGCACCACATCGGCATGTCGAGCGCGATGCCGGGGTCGGTGGCGATGACGAGCAGCACCGCCCCCGCGTCCATCGCCTTCACCGCCTTCGCGGTCTCGACGATCGGGAACGGGCACAGGCGCCCCGAGGTGTCGAGGGTGCGCGCGGGCGCGGGCATCTGTGCGGTGAGCGCCATGCGCGTCTCCCTTTAGCCGCTCGCGCCGGCCGCGGCAACGGGCGGTCCGGCCGGGCGCTTCCTTGAGCCCGGCGCGATCGGGGGGTAGCTTGTCCGCCATGCGCACATCCACCGTCCGCAGCCCGCGCGCCGCCGCCGCGCGCGCGCCGTTCGCGATCGCGCTCGCGCTCGCGTGCGCCCTCCCCGCCGCGGCCGCCGCCGCGGAGCCCGGGCCGGGCCCGTCCGGCTTCTCCGTCCTCGCCTCGCTGGGCGGCGGCGGCGAGCTCGGCCTCGACCACGGCCAGGCCGGCGTCATGGAGATCGAGGCGGTGCCGGGCGTGGAGCTGGCCGGGACCGGCCTGCGCCTCGAGGCGGGCGTGACCCTCGGCCTCGAGCCCGACACCCACTTCGGCTTCCGGCCCGGCGCGCGCTACCAGCTCCCGCGCCTCCCGTTCCAGGTCCGCGTCGCCTTCGACGCCTCCAACTCGCGCGGCGACGGGATGCGCTGGCGCTGGCTGCTGGTCGGCCTCTCCACCGAGGTCCGGCTCACCGGCGCGTTCGGGCTGTTCGCCGAGGCCGACACCGGGGCGCCGCTCGCCGGCCGCTACGGCCTGCCGCTGCTCGTGCGCGGCGGCGCCAGCTTCCGCTTCTAGCCCGATGCGATCCCTCGCCTCCGCGGCGCTCGTCCTTGCCGCCCTGGCCGCCGCGCCCGCCGCCGCCCAGCCGCTCCCCGCGCCCGGGGACGTGGACGGCTGGGCCGTCGGGCTCTCGACCGGCGTCGCCGGGCGCTTCGGCGGGTTCGAGATCGACCGCGGGGAGCACAACCCGCCGTTCCTGATCCTGGTCGGCGCCCGCGCCGAGGGCTGGTTCCCGGGCCGGCTCTCGCAGGCGGTGCGGCTGCGCGCGCGCGTGCTCGCCGGCGGCGAGGACCGCATCTTCGTGCCCTCCGACGGCGAGCTGGAGGCGGCCTGGGCGATCGGCTACCCCGAGTTCCGCTTCGTGCTCGCCCGCGCCGAGGCCGCGCGCGCGCCGGGGCTCGCGCTCCAGTCGCTCGTCCAGCTCGGCACGCTCCCGTCGGTGGAAGGGAACGTGACGGTGGGCTACCAGGCGCGCCTCGATTACCTGGCCGCACCGGTGGAGATGGTGCATGTGCGCTATCTCGGGCGCGCGCACCTGCCCGGCGCCGGCGGGACCACCGAGTCGGAGCAGGTGCACGCGGCGAGCGCCGCCCGGCTCCGCTACACGGTGGAGTACCCGGCCGGCCCGATCCTCTCGGCGCAGGCCGAGCTGGTGAAGCTGTGGGAGAAGGCGGATCTGTACGCCGCCGCCGAGGGTTCGGCCGGCTGGGCGGCGTTCGGGCGGGCGGTCGTGTTCGAGGCGGTGGCGCGCTGGCAGGGGTTCACGCGGCGCGCGCCGGCGCCGGAGGATCGGCGGACCGACGGTGAGGTGCAGCTGCTGGCGGTGGCGCGGATCGGCCTCTAGGGGGCCCCACACCCGGGGCGGGGAATTCGCGGGAAGGTCCGGTGTTCGGCCTGGCGTCGCGGCGAGGAGCCGGCGCGTTGTCCACCTGGGGCGATCCTGATATCTGCGGTGGCTCTGACTTTGGCTGGAAGGGAGACGGGACACATGAAGCACGTGAGCTGGGTGGTCGCGCTCGTCATCGGGTTCGCGATCGGGTTCGTCGGGCGCGGCTCGTGGGACATGGGCGGCAGGCCCTCCCGGGCGCCCGCGGGCGCGCCGACGCGCGCGCGTCCGGTCGAGGACCCGAAGGCCGTCTACCGGGTGCCCGCCGACGACTCGCCGGTGCGCGGCCCGGCCGACGCGCTCGTCACGATCGTCGAGTCGTCCGACTTCCAGTGCCCGTACTGCAAGCGCGGCGCGGCGACCATGAAGCAGGTCGAGGACGCGTACCGCGGCAAGGTGCGCTTCGTCTTCAAGCACAACCCGCTCTCGTTCCACCCGCAGGCGATGCCGGCCGCGCTCGCCGCCGAGGAGGCGCGGGCGCAGGGCGGCGACGAGAAGTTCTGGGCGCTGCACGACAAGCTGTTCGACTCGGCCCC from Anaeromyxobacter dehalogenans 2CP-C includes:
- a CDS encoding sulfurtransferase TusA family protein; the encoded protein is MALTAQMPAPARTLDTSGRLCPFPIVETAKAVKAMDAGAVLLVIATDPGIALDMPMWCKATRNEHLGTFQDGGAWKSFVRKRAR